A region from the Desulfoglaeba alkanexedens ALDC genome encodes:
- a CDS encoding L-threonylcarbamoyladenylate synthase codes for MTTGLRISGPSVWRVDPRRPAPEVITVVSELLLNGGVVIYPTETVYGLGVFPGDAGAVKRVYAIKGRPVNKPLPIVASDLQAARRAVSRWPKAAERLSDMFWPGPLTLLVPASPGLSPLIHGSTGKIALRVTSHPVAAKLAAACGGLLVATSANLSGDPPCTDPSLLSEALLSRVDGVVDAGLATERPSTVVEVLDEVPWIRLLRQGAVPWSVVRRRVEQEFGPVTVGSGPGDVSI; via the coding sequence ATGACGACAGGACTCCGCATCTCCGGTCCGAGCGTGTGGCGCGTGGACCCGCGCAGGCCGGCACCCGAAGTGATTACAGTGGTTTCCGAACTTCTTCTGAACGGTGGGGTGGTGATCTATCCCACCGAAACGGTTTACGGCCTGGGAGTGTTCCCTGGAGACGCAGGGGCCGTGAAACGCGTTTACGCAATCAAGGGACGCCCCGTGAACAAGCCGCTTCCCATCGTAGCGTCGGATCTCCAGGCGGCCCGCCGAGCGGTCAGCCGATGGCCGAAGGCGGCGGAAAGGCTCTCTGACATGTTCTGGCCGGGCCCATTGACGCTCTTGGTGCCGGCGAGTCCGGGCCTTTCGCCGTTGATTCATGGAAGCACGGGAAAGATCGCACTGAGAGTGACGTCCCACCCGGTGGCTGCGAAACTTGCGGCCGCGTGCGGCGGCCTTCTTGTTGCGACCAGCGCCAACCTGTCGGGCGATCCGCCCTGCACGGATCCGTCCCTTCTTTCAGAAGCCCTCCTTTCGCGCGTGGACGGCGTGGTGGATGCCGGGCTGGCGACGGAAAGGCCTTCGACCGTGGTGGAAGTTCTGGATGAAGTGCCCTGGATCCGCCTCCTCCGACAAGGCGCTGTGCCATGGTCGGTCGTCCGGCGGCGGGTGGAGCAGGAGTTCGGGCCGGTGACGGTCGGCTCCGGGCCGGGTGACGTTTCAATATGA
- a CDS encoding methylenetetrahydrofolate reductase: MKAGSNLEKVLTSGHFALTGELGPPRGANVEVIRKKAAFLRDKVDSINVTDNQTSVVRMSSLAVCKLLVDMGLEPNLQMVCRDRNRIAMQSDLLGAYALGIRNVLCLSGDHNKFGDHPQSKNVFDLDSMQLLAMVKKLRDEGRMLSGQECDGVPKFFIGAAANPFGDPFEFRVTRLAKKIDSGVDFVQTQCIYNMDKFRTYMKMAHEEGLTEKCFILAGITPLKSVGMARYMAKFVPGLEVPDYYIERLKGVEKNKQAEEGIKIAVEQIQEVREMPGVAGVHLMAIEWEERVPEIVEAAGLLPRPSVN; this comes from the coding sequence ATGAAAGCTGGAAGCAATCTCGAAAAAGTCTTGACCAGCGGTCATTTTGCGCTCACCGGCGAACTCGGTCCTCCCAGGGGGGCGAACGTCGAGGTGATCCGTAAGAAGGCGGCGTTCCTCAGGGACAAGGTGGATTCCATCAATGTGACCGACAACCAGACGTCGGTGGTTCGCATGTCCAGCCTCGCTGTCTGCAAGCTTCTGGTGGACATGGGCCTGGAACCCAATCTTCAGATGGTTTGCCGGGACCGCAACCGGATCGCCATGCAGAGCGACCTGCTCGGCGCCTACGCCTTGGGCATCCGGAACGTGCTGTGCCTTTCCGGCGATCACAACAAGTTCGGTGACCACCCCCAGTCGAAAAACGTCTTCGACCTGGATTCCATGCAGCTTCTGGCGATGGTGAAGAAGCTCCGTGATGAAGGCAGAATGTTGAGCGGTCAGGAATGCGACGGGGTGCCCAAGTTCTTCATTGGAGCGGCGGCCAATCCTTTCGGCGATCCCTTCGAGTTTCGGGTCACGCGGTTGGCGAAAAAGATCGACTCGGGAGTGGATTTCGTTCAGACCCAGTGCATCTACAACATGGACAAGTTCCGGACCTACATGAAAATGGCCCACGAAGAGGGGCTCACGGAAAAATGTTTCATCCTGGCCGGCATCACCCCGCTCAAATCCGTCGGAATGGCCCGCTACATGGCCAAGTTCGTTCCGGGACTCGAAGTGCCGGACTACTACATCGAGCGGCTCAAGGGTGTCGAAAAGAACAAACAGGCCGAGGAAGGCATCAAGATCGCGGTGGAGCAGATCCAGGAAGTCCGGGAAATGCCGGGTGTGGCCGGGGTGCACCTGATGGCCATCGAGTGGGAAGAAAGGGTGCCGGAAATCGTTGAAGCGGCCGGTCTGCTGCCGCGGCCCAGCGTGAACTGA
- a CDS encoding glycosyltransferase: protein MSVVFALTLLLAAVGVLLAGLALRWRNIVRREPRILLTGGGTGGHVNPALAIAEGIKGREPDARFLYVGVPGRAEEVIVRKAGYPLKLVSSQGFPGFRPSLLLAGFVVRLSWGVVRSLGILMGFAPRWVIATGGYVSAPIVLAAVMLRGLRLAPVCIFIHEQNSVPGQLNAVLGRWADRVFLTFPQSLAHFPENGVVVGYPVRHAITVKSREEALAALPFAVPEGRRVIFVFGGSQGARTINRALVDALKDFIVHRERLFIIHGMGLGGSEDYQPRRDTEERLNALFSEGDKRLLDTFYYRQDYFHNIGDVYAVSDLIVCRSGAGSLNEISRLGKPALLVPKANLPGDHQVMNARAMKQAGAAEVLFEDTVVEGGKVLEKLEGPLLARRVLELLDDPGRLTEMRNKSRGFFRRQADARILSELYQDHSYDNGLGPEPVNLSPLLSNQRLLRLLEQEYQKNPGAYDPLAAVGDADDLVYYRHRAAALLTRGSWQERNLGVKLVGLTHDRQKVPALCHMLRDRTPVSPLKRLLGGDFEQVGFIRRNIVTAFRVMGEFGPAVEEAVLQALEDPYYEVRAEACRTAAHFGTRLAGKEQWLEALLQRFRDDCFEVAMEAVKAVGEIGTDGRALEALLELHENFFWQIRDAALIAIRRLLERRVIPPSQEILDRVDRFNLTAPDFRPTFSIREHYGAIRQVCDGANRGRRAPREMSLGSF from the coding sequence ATGAGTGTCGTATTCGCTTTGACGTTGCTGCTCGCGGCCGTAGGCGTACTGCTGGCGGGACTTGCCCTGCGGTGGCGGAACATTGTCCGGCGCGAACCGAGGATTCTCCTGACAGGCGGCGGCACGGGGGGACATGTGAACCCTGCGCTGGCCATCGCCGAGGGCATCAAGGGCCGCGAACCCGACGCGCGGTTCCTCTATGTGGGCGTGCCTGGAAGGGCGGAGGAGGTCATCGTCCGGAAGGCCGGATATCCGCTGAAGCTGGTGAGCAGTCAGGGATTCCCCGGTTTCCGCCCTTCGTTGCTTCTGGCGGGCTTCGTGGTTCGACTTTCGTGGGGCGTGGTCCGCTCGCTGGGGATCCTTATGGGCTTCGCGCCCCGCTGGGTGATCGCAACCGGCGGCTACGTGAGCGCTCCCATTGTTCTGGCGGCGGTGATGCTTCGGGGCCTCCGGCTGGCGCCGGTCTGCATCTTCATTCATGAACAAAACAGCGTTCCCGGGCAGCTGAACGCCGTTCTGGGCCGCTGGGCTGATCGGGTGTTTCTCACCTTTCCCCAGAGCCTGGCCCACTTTCCGGAAAACGGGGTGGTGGTGGGGTATCCCGTCCGCCATGCCATCACTGTGAAATCCCGTGAAGAAGCGCTGGCCGCCCTTCCGTTTGCCGTTCCGGAAGGCCGGCGGGTGATTTTCGTTTTCGGCGGCTCCCAGGGAGCTCGAACCATCAACCGGGCGCTGGTGGATGCCCTGAAGGATTTCATAGTGCATCGTGAGCGGCTGTTCATCATTCATGGCATGGGGCTCGGCGGTTCGGAAGATTACCAGCCGCGCCGGGATACGGAAGAACGCCTGAACGCGCTCTTTTCCGAAGGTGACAAGCGCCTGCTCGACACCTTCTATTACCGCCAGGATTACTTTCACAACATCGGCGACGTCTATGCGGTGAGTGACCTCATCGTGTGCCGGAGCGGTGCGGGGAGCCTGAACGAGATTTCCAGGTTGGGAAAGCCGGCCCTTCTCGTCCCCAAGGCGAATCTCCCGGGGGACCACCAGGTGATGAATGCCCGGGCCATGAAGCAGGCTGGAGCGGCCGAGGTGTTGTTCGAAGATACGGTGGTCGAAGGCGGGAAGGTTCTGGAGAAGCTCGAGGGCCCGCTGCTCGCGCGCCGCGTGCTGGAACTGCTCGACGATCCCGGGCGCCTTACCGAAATGAGAAACAAGAGTCGTGGTTTCTTCCGGCGCCAGGCCGACGCGCGGATTTTGAGCGAGCTTTACCAGGATCACAGCTACGACAACGGGCTGGGGCCCGAGCCGGTGAATCTCAGTCCACTTCTCAGCAATCAACGGCTGCTTCGTCTTCTGGAACAGGAGTACCAAAAGAACCCCGGGGCCTACGATCCCCTGGCGGCGGTCGGAGACGCCGACGACCTGGTCTATTACCGGCACCGGGCGGCGGCGCTTCTCACCCGCGGCAGCTGGCAGGAACGCAACCTGGGCGTCAAGCTCGTCGGCCTCACCCACGACCGGCAGAAGGTCCCGGCGCTCTGCCACATGCTTCGAGACCGGACCCCGGTTTCACCTCTGAAGCGCCTTTTGGGTGGCGACTTCGAACAGGTCGGCTTCATCCGGCGAAACATCGTCACCGCCTTCCGGGTCATGGGGGAATTCGGGCCGGCCGTAGAAGAAGCGGTGTTGCAGGCGCTGGAGGATCCCTATTACGAAGTGCGCGCCGAAGCGTGCCGCACCGCCGCCCATTTCGGAACGCGGCTTGCCGGCAAGGAACAGTGGCTGGAGGCGCTGCTGCAGCGGTTTCGGGACGATTGTTTCGAGGTGGCCATGGAAGCGGTGAAAGCGGTGGGTGAGATCGGTACCGACGGCCGAGCCCTGGAAGCGCTTCTGGAGTTGCACGAAAACTTCTTCTGGCAGATTCGGGACGCCGCCCTCATCGCCATCCGGAGGCTTCTGGAGCGGCGGGTGATCCCGCCCTCGCAGGAAATCCTCGACCGGGTGGATCGGTTCAATCTGACGGCACCCGACTTCCGCCCGACCTTTTCGATCCGGGAGCATTATGGAGCCATCCGGCAGGTTTGCGACGGGGCGAACAGAGGGCGACGGGCGCCGCGCGAAATGTCTCTGGGCTCTTTTTGA
- the purD gene encoding phosphoribosylamine--glycine ligase encodes MKVLVVGSGGRDHAIAWKFVQSGRVTKVYAAHGNAGISQVAECVDARTPEAMADFAEKEKIDLTFVGPEKPLSAGIVDLFESRGLPIIGPTQRASRLESSKCDTKILLRELGIPVPEFAVFSDPDKAREYVRSVGYPVVVKADGLAAGKGSLVCDGVEDAEEAVQAIMEDRIFGESGNRVDIEKRLYGRELSFFCFTDGYTVLPMVAAQDYKRARDNDEGKNTGGMGSYSPHPWLDEDLVATIMNRVALPLIHGIRDRCDILYRGILYLGLMLVEEPRGVMPYVLEINIRLGDPEAQVILPRLRTDLVDVSEAILTGRLKDLDLEWDPRYRLCLVAVSGRSRGKKGWYKGYPDRYKIGVPVQGLEAVDPSCVVFHSGTGWGENGELITTGGRVLGIVSTGETLQEARDVAYREMKKVSFEGMYYRSDIGAA; translated from the coding sequence ATGAAGGTGCTTGTGGTGGGAAGCGGGGGAAGAGATCACGCCATTGCGTGGAAATTCGTTCAAAGCGGTAGGGTTACGAAGGTTTACGCGGCGCATGGGAACGCCGGCATTTCCCAGGTGGCGGAATGCGTCGATGCGCGAACCCCCGAAGCGATGGCCGACTTCGCCGAGAAGGAAAAGATCGATCTGACCTTCGTCGGTCCGGAGAAACCGCTTTCGGCGGGGATCGTGGATCTGTTTGAAAGCCGCGGCCTCCCCATCATCGGTCCCACGCAGCGCGCGAGCCGCCTCGAGTCGAGCAAGTGCGACACCAAGATCCTCCTGCGGGAACTGGGGATTCCCGTTCCGGAGTTTGCGGTTTTCTCGGATCCGGACAAGGCCCGTGAATATGTCCGCTCGGTGGGATACCCCGTGGTGGTGAAGGCGGACGGGCTGGCGGCGGGGAAAGGTTCGCTGGTCTGTGACGGGGTGGAGGACGCCGAGGAGGCCGTTCAAGCCATCATGGAAGATAGGATCTTCGGTGAATCGGGAAACCGGGTGGACATCGAAAAGCGCCTATACGGCCGCGAGCTTTCCTTCTTCTGCTTCACCGACGGGTATACGGTGCTCCCCATGGTGGCGGCCCAGGACTACAAGCGGGCCCGCGACAACGACGAAGGCAAGAACACTGGCGGCATGGGATCCTATTCTCCGCACCCCTGGCTCGACGAGGACCTGGTGGCGACCATCATGAACCGGGTGGCGTTGCCGCTCATCCATGGCATCCGGGATCGTTGCGACATTCTGTACCGGGGGATCCTCTACCTGGGGCTCATGCTGGTGGAAGAGCCCCGGGGCGTCATGCCCTATGTTCTGGAAATCAACATTCGGCTGGGAGATCCCGAGGCCCAGGTGATCCTCCCGCGACTGCGGACCGATCTGGTGGACGTCTCGGAAGCGATCCTCACCGGCCGGCTCAAAGACCTTGACCTCGAGTGGGACCCGCGCTACAGGCTATGCCTCGTCGCCGTGAGCGGCCGGAGCCGAGGGAAAAAGGGCTGGTACAAGGGCTACCCGGATCGTTACAAGATCGGTGTTCCGGTCCAGGGGCTGGAGGCGGTGGATCCATCCTGCGTTGTGTTTCATTCCGGGACCGGTTGGGGGGAAAACGGAGAGCTCATCACGACCGGCGGCCGGGTCCTGGGGATCGTGAGTACCGGGGAGACGCTCCAGGAAGCGAGGGATGTCGCCTACCGGGAAATGAAGAAGGTTTCGTTTGAAGGCATGTACTACCGGAGCGATATCGGGGCCGCATGA
- a CDS encoding cob(I)yrinic acid a,c-diamide adenosyltransferase, translated as MTIFTFSKKGDGGETSLLSGERVSKGSLRPETYGTLDEAGAALGLAKALCTHRRIREMIETVQSDLLVLGAELACESEARKEWLLERERIVRLESWIEELQQEVPLPRKFVLAGENPVSAALDLARTIVRRAERRAAALKEEGFRVRAEASSYLNRLADFLFTLARYAAEKAK; from the coding sequence GTGACGATTTTTACCTTTTCAAAAAAAGGCGACGGCGGGGAGACGAGCCTGCTGAGCGGCGAAAGAGTGTCCAAGGGGAGCCTCCGGCCGGAAACTTACGGAACCTTGGACGAAGCCGGGGCGGCCCTGGGGCTTGCAAAGGCTCTCTGTACGCACCGACGGATTCGCGAAATGATCGAGACCGTGCAGTCGGATCTCCTGGTGCTGGGGGCCGAACTCGCCTGTGAATCCGAGGCTCGAAAGGAATGGCTCTTGGAGCGGGAGCGGATTGTGCGCCTGGAGTCCTGGATCGAGGAATTGCAACAGGAGGTGCCGCTTCCGAGGAAATTCGTGTTGGCGGGGGAAAATCCGGTGAGCGCGGCATTGGATCTGGCGAGGACCATAGTTCGGCGGGCGGAACGCCGAGCGGCGGCACTGAAGGAGGAGGGGTTTCGAGTCCGTGCGGAGGCGTCGTCGTACCTGAACCGGCTGGCCGATTTCCTGTTCACGCTGGCGCGTTACGCGGCGGAGAAGGCGAAATAG
- a CDS encoding AAA family ATPase has product MSFTVALGGKGGTGKTTIAGLLVRYMIERGMKPVLAVDADANVNLNEVLGVPLDETLSDAREMMKKDVPIGMTKDIFMQMKMEQALVEGEEFDLIAMGRPEGPGCYCAANNLLSSLLDRLMGNYDYLVVDNEAGMEHFSRLTQKDVDLLLLVSDPSRRGLTAACRISELVESLPIRVKQKVLLVNQVQAVPNGWPEDVLQAFGEENIAVLPADPLLVQYDIEGKPTSALPRDSAVVRAAYDVFDRLFAQAEAA; this is encoded by the coding sequence GTGAGCTTTACTGTTGCTTTGGGTGGAAAGGGCGGTACGGGAAAGACGACGATCGCCGGACTGCTGGTGCGCTACATGATCGAAAGAGGTATGAAGCCGGTACTGGCGGTGGATGCCGATGCCAACGTGAACCTGAACGAAGTCCTGGGGGTGCCCCTGGACGAGACCCTTTCCGATGCCCGCGAAATGATGAAAAAGGACGTCCCCATCGGGATGACCAAAGACATTTTCATGCAGATGAAAATGGAGCAGGCCCTAGTGGAAGGCGAGGAGTTCGATCTTATCGCCATGGGGCGGCCCGAAGGACCGGGCTGCTACTGCGCCGCCAACAACCTGCTGAGCAGCCTGCTGGACCGACTCATGGGGAACTATGATTATCTGGTTGTGGACAACGAAGCCGGCATGGAACACTTCAGCCGGTTGACCCAAAAGGATGTGGACCTTCTGCTTCTGGTTTCCGATCCCAGCCGGCGGGGTCTCACGGCGGCCTGCCGCATTTCGGAACTGGTGGAAAGCCTGCCCATACGGGTGAAGCAGAAAGTGTTGCTTGTCAACCAGGTCCAGGCGGTCCCCAACGGTTGGCCCGAGGATGTGCTCCAGGCGTTCGGCGAAGAAAACATCGCGGTTCTGCCTGCAGATCCCTTGCTGGTTCAATACGACATAGAGGGAAAGCCCACAAGCGCCCTCCCGCGGGATTCGGCGGTGGTCAGGGCGGCTTACGACGTCTTCGATCGGCTCTTCGCGCAGGCCGAGGCCGCGTGA
- the mraY gene encoding phospho-N-acetylmuramoyl-pentapeptide-transferase has product MLYELGNFLLRLSDVFSFCRLVNYLTFRAILAALTAVVFVFMFSRPFIRTMHRLRFLDQFRETGIRTAHDKSGTPTLGGILIVGGVLSSMLLWGNWRNPFLLYALAGMLWYGGMGFWDDFSKIRRGSGNRGMSERTKLLLQAVFGCAFAWGWVGPWAPLSRDLAAGLYVPFYKYPVLTLHPLLYAAFIVVFVLFVSNAVNLTDGLDGLAITPSLFVMGVLGIFAYVEGNTIYSGYLFYPYLKGAGELTVFGAAFVGAGLGFLWYNAYPAQIFMGDTGSLAIGGAMAVVSVLLKQEMLFPILGGLFVAEALSSQIQDKIGVRWLGRRIFYRAPLHHSLQHRGIAETKVVIRLWIISGILALVALATLKLR; this is encoded by the coding sequence ATGCTTTATGAACTAGGAAATTTTCTCCTCAGACTTTCCGACGTTTTCTCATTCTGCCGACTCGTCAATTACCTGACCTTCCGGGCCATTCTGGCGGCGCTGACGGCGGTGGTGTTCGTTTTCATGTTCAGCCGCCCGTTCATTCGAACCATGCACCGCTTGCGTTTTCTGGACCAGTTCCGGGAGACCGGCATCCGGACGGCTCACGACAAGAGCGGGACGCCCACCCTGGGCGGGATCCTCATCGTCGGCGGCGTGCTGAGTTCCATGCTGCTTTGGGGTAATTGGCGAAACCCCTTCCTCCTTTACGCCCTAGCCGGCATGCTCTGGTACGGCGGCATGGGTTTCTGGGATGATTTTTCAAAGATCCGTCGGGGAAGCGGCAACCGGGGAATGTCGGAGCGGACGAAGCTGCTGCTGCAGGCGGTGTTCGGGTGCGCCTTCGCCTGGGGTTGGGTCGGTCCGTGGGCGCCGCTGAGCCGCGACCTGGCCGCCGGTCTCTACGTGCCCTTTTACAAGTACCCTGTCCTAACCCTTCACCCCTTGCTTTACGCCGCCTTCATCGTGGTTTTCGTCCTTTTCGTCTCCAATGCGGTGAACCTCACCGACGGCCTGGACGGGCTGGCCATCACCCCTTCTCTTTTTGTGATGGGCGTACTGGGCATTTTCGCCTACGTGGAAGGAAACACCATCTATTCCGGATATCTATTTTATCCGTATCTGAAGGGTGCCGGGGAACTCACCGTTTTCGGAGCCGCCTTCGTGGGAGCGGGACTGGGATTTCTCTGGTACAATGCCTACCCGGCCCAAATTTTCATGGGCGACACCGGTTCCTTGGCCATCGGGGGGGCCATGGCGGTGGTTTCGGTGCTGCTCAAGCAGGAGATGCTTTTCCCGATTCTGGGCGGGCTTTTCGTGGCGGAAGCGCTCTCCAGCCAGATCCAGGACAAAATCGGCGTCCGCTGGCTTGGGAGACGGATCTTCTATCGGGCGCCCCTCCATCACAGCCTGCAGCACCGCGGCATAGCCGAAACCAAGGTGGTGATCCGCCTCTGGATCATCTCGGGCATCCTGGCCCTGGTGGCCCTGGCCACCCTGAAGCTCAGGTAG
- a CDS encoding IMP cyclohydrolase, translated as MISVRRALMSVTDKSGLAVFGRSLQEAGVHILSTGGTARILREAGVAITEVSDYTGFPEILDGRVKTLHPKIHGGILGLRDNEEHRNTMARHGIEPIDMVVVNLYAFRETVARPGCTLEDALENIDIGGPTLIRAAAKNFRHVAVVTDPGDYGRLLEEMQRLEGRISAETSLELARKAFCLTQSYDEAICRYLGRYCEGR; from the coding sequence ATGATTTCGGTGCGTCGGGCGTTGATGAGCGTCACGGACAAGTCGGGGCTGGCCGTTTTCGGCCGGAGCCTCCAGGAAGCGGGAGTGCACATCCTTTCAACCGGCGGCACCGCGAGGATTCTCCGGGAAGCCGGGGTCGCCATAACGGAAGTCTCCGATTACACTGGGTTTCCCGAGATCCTGGACGGGCGGGTGAAAACGCTCCACCCGAAAATCCACGGCGGCATCCTGGGGCTCCGGGACAACGAGGAACACCGTAATACCATGGCCCGGCATGGGATCGAACCCATCGATATGGTGGTGGTGAACCTGTATGCCTTCAGGGAAACGGTGGCCCGGCCAGGTTGTACCCTGGAAGACGCACTTGAGAACATCGATATCGGAGGCCCGACCCTCATCCGGGCGGCGGCCAAGAACTTCCGTCACGTTGCGGTGGTGACGGATCCGGGCGATTATGGGAGACTGCTGGAGGAAATGCAGCGCTTGGAGGGGCGGATATCGGCGGAAACGAGCCTGGAGCTGGCACGCAAGGCGTTCTGCCTCACCCAGAGCTACGATGAAGCCATCTGCCGCTACCTGGGGCGCTACTGCGAGGGCCGGTAG
- the purE gene encoding 5-(carboxyamino)imidazole ribonucleotide mutase produces MGVSGRPAAVGILMGSDSDLPVMEAAFGVLREFGVPFEAAVLSAHRTPERASAYAASARGRGVRVIIAGAGWAAHLAGVLAAKTTLPVIGVPIDSSPLQGMDALLSTVQMPPGIPVATMAVGKGGARNAALFAVQILALSDPELAGKLSEYKAAMAEEVLRKNQNLDAAIRTSFLDES; encoded by the coding sequence ATGGGCGTTTCCGGCCGACCGGCGGCGGTGGGCATCCTCATGGGAAGCGATTCCGATCTTCCCGTCATGGAAGCGGCTTTCGGTGTGTTGAGGGAATTCGGAGTGCCGTTCGAAGCGGCCGTTCTTTCGGCGCATCGGACGCCGGAGCGGGCATCCGCTTATGCGGCTTCCGCCCGCGGCCGGGGCGTTCGGGTGATCATCGCGGGTGCGGGATGGGCGGCGCATCTGGCGGGCGTTCTGGCGGCGAAAACCACCCTTCCGGTTATCGGGGTTCCCATCGATTCTTCCCCGCTCCAGGGAATGGATGCCCTGCTTTCAACGGTCCAGATGCCGCCGGGAATCCCCGTGGCGACCATGGCAGTGGGAAAAGGGGGCGCCCGCAATGCGGCGCTGTTTGCCGTTCAGATTCTGGCCCTGAGCGATCCGGAGCTGGCCGGTAAGCTTTCCGAATACAAGGCGGCCATGGCCGAAGAGGTCCTTCGGAAGAACCAGAACCTGGACGCTGCCATCCGGACTTCGTTTCTCGATGAATCCTGA
- a CDS encoding UDP-glucose dehydrogenase family protein has translation MKIAIIGTGYVGLVSGTCFAEFGHQVTCIDKDESKIARLRAGDVPIYEPGLAPLVKKGVHAERLFFTTQYTPAIPEADVVFIAVGTPASRRGDGYADLSYVYEAARQLAPHLEGATVVVNKSTVPVGTARQVARIISEAHPCADFDVASNPEFLREGAAIQDFMRPDRVVIGVDSKRAEELMRAIYRPLYLIETPFVVTSIETAELIKYASNAFLATKISFINEMANLCEEIGADVHDVAKGMGLDGRIGKKFLHPGPGYGGSCFPKDTHALLRIAQENGVACRIVEAVVEVNAAQKARMVRKIRKALGGDEGGKSVAVLGLTFKPETDDLREAPSLTIIPALMEHGARVRAHDPQAMEEAARFLPNVTFCRNAYEACDGADAVVLMTEWNEYRALDLERLKALLKAPVFVDLRNVYEPRVMQRHGFHYTCVGRCWSC, from the coding sequence ATGAAAATCGCCATCATCGGCACGGGCTACGTAGGTCTGGTGAGCGGGACGTGTTTCGCCGAATTCGGCCACCAGGTCACGTGCATCGACAAGGACGAATCCAAGATAGCCCGGCTCCGCGCCGGAGACGTCCCCATTTACGAACCGGGCCTGGCCCCCCTGGTGAAAAAGGGCGTCCACGCGGAGCGGCTCTTTTTCACCACCCAATACACTCCGGCCATCCCCGAAGCCGATGTGGTGTTCATCGCGGTGGGCACCCCCGCTTCACGGCGGGGCGACGGCTATGCCGACCTTTCCTACGTTTACGAAGCCGCCCGGCAACTGGCGCCTCACCTGGAAGGCGCGACGGTGGTGGTCAACAAGAGCACCGTCCCGGTGGGCACGGCCCGCCAGGTGGCCCGCATCATCTCGGAGGCGCACCCTTGCGCTGACTTCGACGTAGCCAGCAACCCCGAATTCCTCCGGGAAGGTGCCGCCATCCAAGATTTCATGCGCCCCGACCGCGTGGTGATCGGCGTGGATTCCAAGCGGGCGGAAGAGCTGATGCGCGCCATCTACCGGCCGCTTTACCTGATCGAAACCCCCTTCGTGGTCACCAGCATTGAAACGGCCGAACTCATCAAGTACGCCTCCAACGCCTTTCTCGCCACCAAGATCAGCTTCATCAACGAAATGGCCAACCTGTGTGAGGAAATCGGAGCCGACGTCCACGACGTGGCCAAGGGCATGGGATTGGACGGCCGGATCGGGAAGAAATTCCTTCATCCGGGACCGGGCTACGGCGGGTCCTGCTTCCCCAAGGACACCCACGCGCTTCTTCGGATCGCCCAGGAAAACGGCGTCGCCTGTCGGATCGTGGAAGCGGTGGTGGAAGTGAACGCCGCACAGAAGGCCCGCATGGTCCGAAAGATCCGGAAAGCGCTGGGGGGCGACGAAGGCGGGAAGTCCGTCGCCGTCCTCGGGCTCACCTTCAAACCGGAAACGGACGACTTGCGGGAAGCCCCGTCGCTCACCATCATTCCCGCCCTTATGGAACATGGTGCCAGGGTTCGGGCCCATGACCCCCAGGCCATGGAAGAAGCCGCCCGGTTTCTCCCAAACGTCACCTTCTGCCGGAATGCCTACGAAGCCTGTGACGGTGCCGACGCGGTTGTCCTCATGACCGAATGGAACGAGTACCGGGCGCTGGACCTGGAACGCTTGAAGGCGCTTTTGAAGGCGCCGGTCTTCGTGGATCTTCGAAACGTTTACGAACCCCGCGTCATGCAGCGCCACGGGTTCCACTACACCTGCGTCGGCCGCTGCTGGTCCTGCTGA
- a CDS encoding methylenetetrahydrofolate reductase C-terminal domain-containing protein has translation MVVAERKPIEEILAMVADYRKILLVGCKGCVTVCCAGGTKEVGILASALRIARKKEGKPLEVVEHTLERQCDPEYIEQLAPMLEGDGIEAVVSMACSVGPQYIAKRYVIPVYPALNTTFIGGSLEHGVWAEYCQACGNCIIHHFGGLCPISRCSKSLMNGPCGGSANGKCEVSPEIDCVWHLIYDRMKELGQLDKLRQVFPARDWSTSRDGGPRKIVREDLKL, from the coding sequence ATGGTTGTCGCGGAACGAAAGCCCATCGAAGAAATCCTTGCCATGGTCGCCGATTACAGGAAGATCCTTTTGGTCGGCTGCAAGGGTTGCGTGACGGTCTGCTGTGCGGGCGGGACGAAGGAAGTGGGGATTCTCGCTTCGGCGTTGCGGATCGCGAGGAAAAAGGAAGGCAAACCGCTGGAAGTGGTGGAACACACGCTGGAACGGCAGTGCGATCCCGAGTACATCGAACAGCTGGCGCCCATGCTGGAGGGCGACGGGATCGAGGCGGTGGTGTCCATGGCCTGCAGTGTGGGTCCCCAATACATCGCCAAACGTTATGTCATCCCGGTCTATCCGGCGCTCAACACGACCTTCATCGGCGGGTCGTTGGAACACGGAGTCTGGGCGGAATACTGCCAGGCCTGCGGGAATTGCATCATCCATCATTTCGGCGGCCTGTGCCCGATCTCGCGTTGTTCCAAGAGCCTCATGAACGGTCCGTGCGGCGGATCCGCCAACGGCAAGTGCGAGGTGAGCCCGGAAATCGACTGCGTGTGGCACCTCATTTACGACCGCATGAAAGAACTGGGGCAGTTGGATAAATTGCGCCAGGTTTTCCCCGCAAGGGATTGGTCCACGAGCCGCGACGGCGGTCCCCGCAAGATCGTTAGGGAGGATTTGAAGCTATGA